TCTCATATAGGCTCCCAACTCCGTAACTCCGCCTCTCCCTGACTCCGTCTCTCCCAATAAGCTCCCAACTCCGTATCTTCGTATCTTCGTATCTCCGTCTCTCCGTCTCTCCGTCTCTCCCAACATTGCCAATTCCCAACAAACCCCCTATACTCTTTCCCAGTTTCGCATTAGGCTATTTCCACCCCAATCACGCACTCCCTGCCTCCGCCACGTCGCTCGCGAGCGACGTGGCTCCGTCTTCCCTGACTCCAGAACTCCAGCACTCCTGCACTTCAGCACTCTCAAACAAGTCCTCCCACCGTCCCCCCTCAAGCCCAACTGTAACGCTCTAACGACTTTTACGTCTTAGTGGATGAGAAGTCTTTTGAAGGAAAAATTTCTCCTGTTCCGCATCAAAGCCAAGAAAGATCCGGAGGCTTTTGGTTTGATATACGACACCTACGTGAAGTCCATCTTCCGGTTCATCTATTTCAAGGTGGCGTCCACGGAACAGGCGGAAGATCTGACTTCTGAGACGTTCCTTAAAGCCTGGCAGTATCTCAAAGAAAAACGCGAGGTCCCATACCTGCGCGCCCTCCTCTATAGCATCGCACGCTCGACGGTGATCGATCATTACCGCCGCATCGCCTGCGAGCGCGGCGACGTGTCCATGGAGGACGAGCGGGCCAGCGGTCTCACTGACGCGGCGAGCGACAAGCTCCTCCGCGACGTCGAGACGCGCTTCGACACCGCGCAAGTCATCGAGAAACTGCGAGGCCTCAAGGACGAGTATCGCGAGGTCGTCATCATGAAGTATCTGGACGAGATGACCTCGAACGAAATAGCCGACGCTCTCGGCAAGTCGGCCGCGAACGTGCGTGTGCTCCTGCACCGCGCGACCAAGGCCCTCACCGAGGCCATCCAACATGACCAACAAGGAACTCGCAAAACTTCTCTCGCAGTCAAAAAATGAACGTCGGGGTGGCGCCCCGCACGAGGCTTGGGTTAAGCAGAACCGGGAGATCCTGATGATGCAGGTCCGCAACACGATGGACCTTCGGACCCAGACCGGCCTCGGCGAAAAGATGCGCCACCTTTTTGATATCTTCGTTCCCGCTCAGGCCTTCGCCACCGCTGGCCGCGCTTTCGCCGTTTTCGCCCTGGCCGTGAGCACCATCCTCGGCGGCGGTCTGGTCTCCGCTGGCGCCTTCCGCGCCGCCGCTCCCGGCGATTCGCTATATAAGATGAAACTCGCCGTCGAGGACGCCCAGCTCTTGCTCGCCCCGAACGCCGAATACCGCACCCGCCTGCACACCGAGTTCGCCGACCGCCGTCTCGATGAGATCGCCAAGCTCGCCGAGGGCAGCGTCCGCGACCACGCCGAGGCCGTCAAGGTCCTGGCTCTCTTCAGCACCCAGGTCGAAGCCCTGAAGACCGGTCTCGAGAATCTGCGCGCCGAAGATCCGGCCGGCGTCACCGAATCCGCCAAGCTGCTGGAGCGCAAGATGGCCGTCTATCAGGATGTCCTCGCCAAAGCCGCCGCGTCGCTGCCGTCCTCCGCCCGCCACGAGATCGCCCGCACCCTGGATGTCCTGGACGGCGTCGCTATCTCCGCCATGGCCGTCATCGTTGAGAATCATCTCGCCGGCGACGCCCGCACCCCCCAGAACCTCATCGTCAACAAGTTCGAGGATCATTTGAAGACCGCCCAGGCCAAGCTCGACAGCGCTGTCGCTCGCGACGGCGAGCATGTCCAGCCTTCGGCCGAAGCCGCCAACGCCGCCCTCGCCCGCGCCAAAGAACTCCTGAAACAGCAGAACTATCAG
This is a stretch of genomic DNA from Patescibacteria group bacterium. It encodes these proteins:
- a CDS encoding sigma-70 family RNA polymerase sigma factor, with the translated sequence MKEKFLLFRIKAKKDPEAFGLIYDTYVKSIFRFIYFKVASTEQAEDLTSETFLKAWQYLKEKREVPYLRALLYSIARSTVIDHYRRIACERGDVSMEDERASGLTDAASDKLLRDVETRFDTAQVIEKLRGLKDEYREVVIMKYLDEMTSNEIADALGKSAANVRVLLHRATKALTEAIQHDQQGTRKTSLAVKK
- a CDS encoding DUF5667 domain-containing protein, which gives rise to MTNKELAKLLSQSKNERRGGAPHEAWVKQNREILMMQVRNTMDLRTQTGLGEKMRHLFDIFVPAQAFATAGRAFAVFALAVSTILGGGLVSAGAFRAAAPGDSLYKMKLAVEDAQLLLAPNAEYRTRLHTEFADRRLDEIAKLAEGSVRDHAEAVKVLALFSTQVEALKTGLENLRAEDPAGVTESAKLLERKMAVYQDVLAKAAASLPSSARHEIARTLDVLDGVAISAMAVIVENHLAGDARTPQNLIVNKFEDHLKTAQAKLDSAVARDGEHVQPSAEAANAALARAKELLKQQNYQAALTTMVEVAELTKEVEAVIDAAEVKDSQTPSLPNSVSPKLPDSSTPSLPDSVSPTTNPPNPTISTEPVSADAAGSGNR